From Mycobacterium lacus, one genomic window encodes:
- the rpmH gene encoding 50S ribosomal protein L34, translated as MAKGKRTFQPNNRRRARVHGFRLRMRTRAGRSIVSNRRRKGRRALTA; from the coding sequence GTGGCCAAGGGCAAGCGGACCTTCCAGCCGAACAACCGGCGCCGAGCCCGGGTGCACGGTTTCCGGTTGCGGATGCGCACCCGGGCCGGGCGCTCGATCGTATCCAACCGGCGCCGCAAAGGTCGCCGCGCGTTGACTGCCTGA